A region from the Sandaracinus amylolyticus genome encodes:
- a CDS encoding LysR family transcriptional regulator, producing MSFDLDRLGTLALFARVVQLRSFTAAAQQSGIAKSAVSARITELERRLGVQLLRRSTRKLALTDEGVRFYEHCARVLESAEAAEAAVAAASADLRGTLRVSAPIAFAQMHLAGVLTDFLARHPELDVELSADDRFVDVVEGGFDVVVRIGRLEPSGLVARRLASDRLVVCGSPPYLERVGRPSSPAELVHHNCLHYALVSQRGEWRFRGDDGGALTIPVRGNLTTTSGSVLREAALAGLGLVVLPSFMVARDVAEGRLELVLEGRRRAEIGVFAITAGRQLPARTRALVDHLARAFAEPPWSVERGGARARAAGSARPRSRRSKQSDPEPVDRSPGRRQEHDPPE from the coding sequence GTGTCGTTCGATCTCGACCGTCTCGGCACGCTCGCGCTCTTCGCGCGCGTGGTGCAGCTCCGCTCGTTCACCGCCGCGGCGCAGCAGTCGGGCATCGCGAAGTCCGCGGTCAGCGCGCGCATCACCGAGCTCGAGCGACGGCTCGGCGTGCAGCTCCTGCGGCGCTCGACGCGCAAGCTCGCGCTCACCGACGAGGGCGTGCGCTTCTACGAGCACTGCGCGCGCGTGCTCGAGTCCGCCGAGGCCGCGGAGGCGGCGGTCGCCGCGGCCAGCGCGGATCTGCGCGGCACGCTGCGCGTGAGCGCGCCGATCGCGTTCGCGCAGATGCACCTCGCGGGCGTGCTCACGGACTTCCTCGCACGCCATCCCGAGCTCGACGTCGAGCTGAGCGCCGACGATCGCTTCGTCGACGTCGTCGAGGGCGGGTTCGACGTCGTCGTGCGCATCGGACGGCTCGAGCCGAGCGGGCTCGTCGCGCGTCGGCTCGCGTCGGATCGCCTCGTCGTGTGCGGCTCGCCGCCGTACCTCGAGCGCGTCGGACGGCCGAGCTCGCCCGCCGAGCTCGTGCACCACAACTGCCTGCACTACGCGCTGGTCTCGCAGCGCGGCGAGTGGCGCTTCCGCGGCGACGACGGGGGCGCGCTGACGATCCCGGTGCGCGGGAACCTCACGACGACGTCGGGCAGCGTGCTCCGCGAGGCCGCGCTCGCGGGCCTCGGGCTCGTGGTGCTGCCGTCGTTCATGGTCGCGCGCGACGTCGCCGAGGGACGGCTCGAGCTGGTGCTCGAAGGCCGTCGTCGCGCCGAGATCGGCGTGTTCGCGATCACCGCGGGACGACAGCTGCCGGCGCGCACGAGGGCGCTGGTCGATCACCTGGCGCGCGCGTTCGCGGAGCCGCCGTGGAGCGTCGAGCGCGGAGGCGCGCGAGCGCGCGCCGCCGGCAGCGCGCGGCCTCGCTCGCGCCGATCGAAGCAGAGCGATCCGGAGCCTGTGGACAGATCTCCCGGAAGGAGGCAAGAGCACGATCCGCCCGAGTGA
- a CDS encoding rhodanese-like domain-containing protein — protein sequence MTHIDRQQLTTLIARGTPVVLLEALPERYFAAGHLPGARHFPHDRAAELAASVVPEREATIVVYCASETCRNSHVAAAALTQLGYPDVRVYAGGKKDWQEAGLVLER from the coding sequence ATGACCCACATCGATCGACAGCAGCTCACCACCCTGATCGCGCGGGGCACGCCCGTGGTCCTGCTCGAGGCACTGCCCGAGCGCTACTTCGCCGCGGGCCATCTGCCGGGCGCGCGCCACTTCCCGCACGATCGCGCGGCCGAGCTCGCGGCGAGCGTGGTGCCGGAGCGCGAGGCGACGATCGTCGTCTACTGCGCGAGCGAGACCTGCCGCAATTCGCACGTCGCCGCGGCGGCGCTGACGCAGCTCGGGTACCCGGACGTGCGCGTGTACGCGGGCGGGAAGAAGGACTGGCAGGAAGCCGGGCTCGTGCTCGAGCGCTGA
- a CDS encoding transposase codes for MAKRTYRTVEIQHVDASKLATALGACCIVAIDLAKTKMFAGFASAAGRCIEIVRFEHPKQTRLFLELLCRLRELGVALEVAMEPTGVYGDALRYQLTLRDIPVFRVDAKKVHDAAALLDGVPSLHDAKACTLLAHLHAQGISKRWKERSAVQRAMRSLIDERDLYARPFETAYGRLEALVARHWPELSQHLDMDAAWHLHLLCEMPGPAEVRARRGDAVALLRRVSRAALSFERIEQIVGCAVSSLGESMHDQERSFLRSLARHMLALREHIRDVDKRIEAELANHRELHSIRAAFGAVTTAALVADLGNPADYESSASFEKAMGLNLRVQSSGNNAGQHTIHITKRGPGRARRYLFLAALRFVQSDPVAREWYRARKGYRADIKLKAVVALMRKLARAMVHVARGAPFDATKLFDTRSMTAVTASPSRDAGQSSLAGS; via the coding sequence GTGGCCAAGCGTACCTATCGGACCGTCGAGATCCAACACGTCGACGCGAGCAAGCTCGCCACTGCGCTCGGAGCGTGCTGCATCGTCGCGATCGACCTCGCGAAGACGAAGATGTTCGCCGGCTTCGCGAGCGCAGCGGGTCGCTGTATCGAGATCGTCCGCTTCGAGCACCCGAAGCAGACGCGCCTGTTCCTCGAGCTGCTCTGCCGTCTTCGTGAGCTCGGCGTCGCGCTCGAGGTCGCGATGGAGCCGACGGGCGTCTACGGCGACGCGCTCCGCTATCAGCTGACTCTGCGCGACATCCCCGTGTTCCGCGTCGACGCCAAGAAGGTCCACGATGCGGCCGCGCTGCTCGACGGAGTGCCGAGCCTGCACGACGCCAAGGCGTGCACGCTGCTCGCGCATCTTCACGCGCAAGGCATCTCGAAGCGCTGGAAAGAGCGGAGCGCAGTCCAGAGGGCGATGCGCAGTCTGATCGACGAGCGCGACCTCTACGCTCGACCTTTCGAGACCGCGTACGGACGGCTCGAAGCGCTCGTCGCGCGTCACTGGCCCGAGCTCTCCCAGCACCTCGACATGGACGCCGCGTGGCACCTGCACTTGCTCTGCGAGATGCCCGGCCCTGCCGAGGTCCGCGCCAGACGCGGCGATGCAGTCGCGCTGCTCCGACGCGTCTCGCGCGCGGCGCTCTCCTTCGAGCGCATCGAGCAGATCGTCGGCTGCGCCGTCAGCTCGCTCGGCGAGTCGATGCACGATCAGGAGCGCTCGTTCCTGCGCTCGCTCGCGCGTCACATGCTCGCGTTGCGCGAGCACATCCGCGATGTCGACAAGCGCATCGAGGCCGAGCTCGCCAATCATCGCGAGCTCCACTCGATCCGCGCCGCGTTCGGCGCCGTCACGACCGCTGCGCTCGTCGCCGACCTCGGCAATCCCGCCGACTACGAATCGTCCGCGTCCTTCGAGAAGGCGATGGGCCTCAACCTCAGGGTCCAGAGCAGCGGCAACAACGCCGGGCAGCACACGATCCACATCACGAAGCGAGGTCCCGGACGCGCGCGTCGGTACCTCTTCCTCGCAGCGCTGCGCTTCGTGCAGAGCGACCCCGTCGCGCGTGAGTGGTACCGAGCGCGAAAGGGCTACCGCGCCGACATCAAGCTCAAGGCCGTCGTCGCGCTGATGCGAAAGCTCGCGCGCGCGATGGTGCACGTCGCGCGAGGAGCGCCCTTCGATGCGACCAAGCTCTTCGACACGCGCTCGATGACCGCTGTGACCGCGTCGCCCTCGCGCGACGCCGGACAATCTTCGCTCGCCGGCTCCTGA
- a CDS encoding DUF924 family protein has protein sequence MDERAREIVDFWFAPEQERRWFDGGPEFDRLVQSRFGALVDSAIRGELDAWARTPRERLALVILLDQLARNVHRGDARMYAGDRKAQALALDAFDRGLDRELAWIERVFLSMPLMHSEDLAMHERLAAILAALDAECPSDQRAMQAAHAEQGAKYIEVIRRFGRFPHRNAILGRVSTPEEEALVREWAAQGALPIEPKRG, from the coding sequence ATGGACGAGCGTGCGAGAGAGATCGTCGACTTCTGGTTCGCGCCGGAGCAGGAGCGCCGGTGGTTCGACGGAGGACCGGAATTCGATCGCTTGGTGCAGTCGCGCTTCGGCGCGCTGGTCGACTCCGCGATCCGCGGTGAGCTCGACGCGTGGGCGCGCACACCGCGGGAGCGCCTCGCGCTCGTGATCCTGCTCGATCAGCTCGCGCGCAACGTGCATCGCGGCGACGCGCGCATGTACGCGGGGGATCGCAAGGCGCAGGCGCTCGCGCTCGACGCGTTCGATCGTGGGCTGGATCGCGAGCTCGCGTGGATCGAGCGCGTGTTCCTCTCGATGCCGCTGATGCACTCGGAGGACCTCGCGATGCACGAGCGGCTCGCCGCGATCCTCGCGGCGCTCGACGCCGAGTGCCCGAGCGATCAGCGCGCGATGCAGGCCGCGCACGCGGAGCAGGGCGCGAAGTACATCGAGGTGATCCGGCGCTTCGGGCGCTTCCCGCATCGCAACGCGATCCTCGGTCGCGTGTCGACGCCGGAGGAAGAGGCGCTGGTGCGCGAGTGGGCGGCGCAGGGCGCGCTGCCGATCGAGCCGAAGCGCGGCTAG
- a CDS encoding serine/threonine protein kinase, producing the protein MTPADAQDADGARSREALAPTLAAPTPTPASVSRPSIAPDDTLPPGEILGARYRIVELVGRGGQGDVYRADDLEVEGHVVALKLMHHAARSDDEKASAMRELRMLAAVSHPTIVQFKDSGWYGARLWFVMPWLEGRTLEQAGRISRAEARRVFESVAAGVAALHAKGMRHQDIKPSNIFLARVDGFEDAMPVLLDLGVAARGDDAPIAGSPDYFAPEVAAMWPTGGDAVIGPEADVYALALALRNALDPDSAPTLDAFSRESLDQRAKEPVAPPSGRDLAYLKPCFERWLAIEPERRPTAAALLRELAVLTAPEDRAAERARTLRRIAPWAAGLVLTIGWFAWWGHGELLAHEKAAARAEEEEREAELRAHRASEEAELARDAARDALERAASSEEEADDRERQARAAMARVRAAQRALDRAQGDRDRLGDAIEEMQRALNAAEAARESERRARETERAESERALRAAREGFERERRELTDQRDRALVAITESEVRGRELEHRTQQAEALANQAQARAQQAEARANELDARIADLEARLRRAERAAAGAGGGEAQEEAMQAPGDLGAEPTIELPH; encoded by the coding sequence GTGACTCCTGCCGACGCGCAGGACGCGGATGGCGCACGATCGCGCGAGGCGCTCGCGCCGACGCTCGCGGCGCCCACGCCGACGCCGGCCTCGGTGTCGCGCCCGAGCATCGCGCCCGACGACACGCTCCCGCCCGGCGAGATCCTCGGCGCGCGGTATCGCATCGTCGAGCTCGTCGGGCGCGGAGGGCAGGGCGACGTCTATCGCGCGGACGACCTCGAGGTCGAAGGGCACGTCGTCGCGCTCAAGCTGATGCACCACGCGGCGCGCAGCGACGACGAGAAGGCGAGCGCGATGCGCGAGCTGCGCATGCTCGCGGCGGTGAGCCACCCGACGATCGTGCAGTTCAAGGACTCGGGCTGGTACGGCGCGCGGCTGTGGTTCGTGATGCCGTGGCTCGAGGGTCGCACGCTCGAGCAGGCGGGCCGCATCTCGCGCGCCGAGGCGCGTCGCGTGTTCGAGAGCGTCGCGGCGGGCGTCGCGGCGCTGCACGCGAAGGGGATGCGGCACCAGGACATCAAGCCGAGCAACATCTTCCTCGCGCGCGTCGACGGCTTCGAGGACGCGATGCCGGTGCTGCTCGATCTCGGCGTCGCGGCGCGCGGCGACGACGCGCCGATCGCGGGCTCGCCCGACTACTTCGCGCCCGAGGTCGCGGCGATGTGGCCGACCGGCGGCGACGCGGTGATCGGTCCCGAGGCGGACGTGTACGCGCTCGCGCTCGCGCTGCGCAACGCGCTCGATCCCGACTCCGCGCCGACGCTCGATGCGTTCTCGCGCGAGTCCCTCGATCAGCGCGCGAAGGAGCCGGTCGCGCCGCCTTCGGGGCGTGACCTCGCGTACCTGAAGCCGTGCTTCGAGCGCTGGCTCGCGATCGAGCCCGAGCGCCGTCCGACCGCCGCCGCGCTGCTGCGCGAGCTCGCGGTGCTCACCGCGCCCGAGGATCGCGCCGCGGAGCGCGCGCGCACGCTCCGTCGCATCGCGCCGTGGGCCGCGGGGCTCGTGCTGACGATCGGGTGGTTCGCGTGGTGGGGCCACGGCGAGCTGCTCGCGCACGAGAAGGCCGCGGCGCGCGCCGAGGAGGAAGAGCGCGAGGCCGAGCTGCGCGCGCATCGCGCGTCGGAAGAGGCGGAGCTCGCGCGCGACGCGGCGCGCGACGCGCTCGAGCGCGCTGCGTCGAGCGAGGAAGAGGCGGACGATCGCGAGCGCCAGGCGCGCGCGGCGATGGCGAGGGTGCGCGCGGCACAGCGCGCGCTGGATCGCGCGCAGGGCGATCGCGATCGGCTCGGCGACGCGATCGAGGAGATGCAGCGCGCGCTGAACGCCGCGGAAGCGGCGCGCGAGTCGGAGCGCCGCGCGCGAGAGACCGAGCGCGCGGAGTCGGAGCGTGCGCTGCGCGCGGCGCGCGAGGGCTTCGAGCGCGAGCGTCGCGAGCTGACCGATCAGCGCGATCGCGCGCTGGTCGCGATCACGGAGAGCGAGGTGCGCGGCCGCGAGCTCGAGCACCGCACCCAGCAAGCCGAAGCGCTCGCGAACCAGGCGCAGGCGCGCGCACAGCAGGCGGAAGCACGCGCCAACGAGCTCGACGCGCGCATCGCGGATCTCGAGGCGCGCCTGCGTCGCGCCGAGCGCGCGGCGGCGGGCGCCGGCGGCGGCGAGGCCCAGGAGGAAGCGATGCAGGCTCCCGGCGATCTCGGCGCCGAGCCGACGATCGAGCTCCCGCACTGA
- a CDS encoding GreA/GreB family elongation factor, producing MSKAFLPEDTAVDAGPVLPPRPATPLPITPEGHRRLVEERAALTPGDEATKTRALVLDRILASVDVVPPALLDGGAGFGCAIDVRDERGARRTYVLVGPDEVDPAAGRITAESPIGRRLLRAKAGDVIENERGGKSEELEVIAVRVGA from the coding sequence ATGTCGAAGGCCTTCTTGCCCGAGGACACCGCGGTGGACGCGGGGCCGGTGTTGCCGCCGCGCCCCGCGACGCCGCTGCCGATCACGCCCGAGGGGCATCGCCGGCTCGTCGAGGAGCGCGCGGCCCTGACGCCGGGCGACGAGGCGACCAAGACGCGCGCGCTGGTGCTCGATCGCATCCTCGCGAGCGTCGACGTGGTGCCCCCTGCGCTGCTCGACGGAGGCGCGGGCTTCGGGTGCGCGATCGACGTGCGCGACGAGCGCGGCGCGCGCCGCACGTACGTGCTGGTGGGGCCGGACGAGGTCGATCCCGCGGCCGGGCGCATCACGGCGGAGTCGCCGATCGGGCGGCGCTTGCTCCGCGCGAAGGCGGGGGACGTGATCGAGAACGAGCGCGGCGGGAAGAGCGAGGAGCTCGAGGTGATCGCGGTGCGCGTCGGCGCGTGA
- a CDS encoding pirin family protein produces MTTQTLRSVANIVTAQRTVEGAGFVVHRPFPTEALETLDPFLMIDEMGPVDYAPGDAVGAPDHPHRGFETISYILEGEVEHEDSAGFSGTLGAGSVQWMTAGSGVVHSEMPSRAIRERGGRVHAFQIWVNLPRRLKMTTPRYQDIAAHRIPEATSEDGKVKVRVVAGRALGASAVIETHVPITYLHFTIAPGGRVVQPIDATHAAGAYVFRGAGTIGGTSIEARRLAVLDASGDAVELAVPSDASEPMELLLLSGVPIREPVAWYGPFVMNAPGEIKQAILDYQSGRMGSIKPETRIVE; encoded by the coding sequence ATGACGACGCAGACGCTCCGCTCCGTAGCGAACATCGTGACCGCGCAACGCACCGTCGAGGGCGCCGGGTTCGTGGTGCATCGGCCCTTCCCCACCGAGGCGCTCGAGACGCTCGATCCGTTCCTCATGATCGACGAGATGGGCCCGGTCGACTACGCGCCCGGCGACGCCGTCGGCGCGCCCGATCATCCGCACCGCGGGTTCGAGACCATCTCGTACATCCTCGAGGGCGAGGTCGAGCACGAGGACTCGGCGGGCTTCTCCGGGACGCTCGGCGCGGGCTCGGTGCAGTGGATGACCGCGGGCTCCGGCGTGGTGCACTCCGAGATGCCGTCGCGCGCGATCCGCGAGCGAGGCGGGCGCGTCCACGCGTTCCAGATTTGGGTGAACCTGCCGCGTCGCTTGAAGATGACGACGCCGCGCTACCAGGACATCGCCGCGCATCGCATCCCCGAGGCGACGAGCGAGGACGGCAAGGTGAAGGTGCGCGTCGTCGCGGGCCGCGCGCTCGGCGCGAGCGCGGTGATCGAGACGCACGTCCCGATCACGTACCTGCACTTCACGATCGCGCCCGGTGGTCGCGTGGTGCAGCCGATCGACGCGACGCACGCGGCGGGCGCGTACGTGTTCCGCGGCGCGGGCACGATCGGCGGCACGTCGATCGAGGCGCGACGTCTCGCGGTGCTCGACGCCAGCGGTGACGCCGTGGAGCTCGCGGTGCCGAGCGATGCGAGCGAGCCGATGGAGCTGCTGCTGCTCAGCGGCGTTCCGATCCGCGAGCCGGTCGCGTGGTACGGGCCGTTCGTGATGAACGCGCCGGGCGAGATCAAGCAGGCGATCCTCGACTACCAGTCGGGCCGCATGGGCTCGATCAAGCCCGAGACCCGCATCGTCGAGTGA
- a CDS encoding class I SAM-dependent methyltransferase, translated as MRRLARLPTWNIMLAMNDVEEHYEEHLAAIYAWSVGGAETAIAAADAWLAAIALPAAPALVIDLGAGFGATAIPLARRGHRVIAVDTSQALLDELATLAGSLPIATERAELVAFLRARREPCDVVLCLGDTLAHLGTPDEVDALLAGIAQTLAPSGIALLSYRPRREFARPEDRFVLVRADARRTLTCVLEPIDETYQRVWDVLHEHEGERTTMRVSGYRKLRLDPAWIAERARAHGLVADELASWRGMTVQRLSER; from the coding sequence ATGCGACGGCTCGCGCGCCTCCCGACCTGGAACATCATGCTCGCCATGAACGACGTCGAAGAGCACTACGAGGAGCACCTCGCCGCGATCTACGCGTGGAGCGTCGGCGGCGCGGAGACCGCGATCGCCGCGGCGGACGCGTGGCTCGCCGCGATCGCGCTGCCGGCCGCGCCCGCGCTCGTGATCGATCTCGGCGCGGGGTTCGGCGCGACCGCGATCCCCTTGGCGCGTCGCGGCCACCGCGTCATCGCGGTCGACACGTCGCAGGCGCTCCTCGACGAGCTCGCGACGCTCGCGGGCTCGCTGCCGATCGCGACCGAGCGCGCCGAGCTCGTCGCGTTCCTGCGCGCACGGCGCGAGCCGTGCGACGTCGTGCTCTGCCTCGGCGACACCCTCGCGCACCTCGGCACGCCGGACGAGGTCGACGCGCTCCTCGCTGGGATCGCGCAGACGCTCGCGCCGAGCGGGATCGCGCTGCTCTCGTACCGGCCGCGCCGCGAATTCGCGCGACCCGAGGATCGCTTCGTCCTGGTGCGCGCCGACGCCCGTCGGACGCTCACCTGCGTGCTCGAGCCGATCGACGAGACCTACCAGCGCGTGTGGGACGTGCTGCACGAGCACGAGGGCGAGCGCACCACGATGCGGGTGAGCGGATATCGCAAGCTGCGTCTCGATCCCGCGTGGATCGCGGAGCGGGCGCGCGCCCACGGCCTCGTCGCCGACGAGCTCGCCTCCTGGCGCGGCATGACGGTGCAGCGGCTCTCCGAGCGCTGA
- a CDS encoding zf-TFIIB domain-containing protein has protein sequence MRACPKCQVPFQAMRRTFAEIDVCPQCAGVFFDPGEGVSTHGADGEAAFLVRDGRARIVRNSPYTCPAGTHEPIGMQVYAVGFGESAIEIDYCPRCTGFFLDCGEGAALAALERGDDTVETSSGARFSAPPKVDRQAEAIAQAQRESSRGLFDVFVVDVLEAAQQGARAMEEAERRRRWRRWGL, from the coding sequence ATGCGTGCTTGTCCGAAGTGTCAGGTGCCGTTCCAGGCGATGCGGCGCACGTTCGCGGAGATCGACGTGTGCCCGCAGTGCGCGGGCGTGTTCTTCGATCCAGGCGAGGGCGTCTCGACGCACGGCGCGGATGGCGAGGCCGCGTTCCTCGTGCGCGACGGACGCGCGCGCATCGTGCGGAACTCTCCGTACACGTGCCCCGCGGGGACGCACGAGCCGATCGGCATGCAGGTCTACGCCGTCGGGTTCGGCGAGAGCGCGATCGAGATCGACTACTGCCCGCGCTGCACCGGGTTCTTCCTCGATTGCGGCGAAGGCGCGGCGCTCGCCGCGCTCGAGCGCGGCGACGACACGGTCGAGACCTCGTCGGGCGCGCGCTTCTCCGCGCCGCCGAAGGTCGATCGACAGGCGGAGGCGATCGCGCAGGCGCAGCGCGAGAGCTCGCGCGGGCTCTTCGACGTGTTCGTCGTCGACGTGCTCGAGGCCGCGCAGCAAGGCGCGCGCGCGATGGAAGAAGCGGAGCGACGTCGGCGCTGGCGACGCTGGGGCCTCTGA
- a CDS encoding DoxX family protein, with amino-acid sequence MERLLKTDTNDTTLFAQRVLLGAVMLPHGAQKLLGWFGGGGFSPTMVHLTDMGIPTPIAALVILIESFGALFLVLGLLSRASALGIAAVMIGAALTAHLSHGFFMNWFGSQGGEGFEYHLLALGLALPIVIAGGGRHALDTWLLRRLGARREDAVHAVA; translated from the coding sequence ATGGAACGACTGCTCAAGACCGACACGAACGACACGACTCTCTTCGCGCAGCGCGTGCTGCTCGGCGCCGTGATGCTCCCGCACGGCGCGCAGAAGCTGCTCGGATGGTTCGGAGGCGGCGGCTTCTCGCCGACGATGGTGCACCTGACCGACATGGGGATCCCCACGCCGATCGCGGCGCTGGTGATCCTGATCGAGTCGTTCGGCGCGCTCTTCCTGGTGCTCGGGCTGCTCAGCCGCGCGAGCGCGCTCGGCATCGCGGCGGTGATGATCGGCGCCGCGCTCACCGCGCACCTCTCGCACGGCTTCTTCATGAACTGGTTCGGGAGCCAGGGCGGTGAGGGCTTCGAGTACCACCTGCTCGCGCTCGGCCTCGCGCTCCCGATCGTGATCGCGGGCGGGGGTCGCCACGCGCTCGACACCTGGCTGCTGCGCCGCCTCGGCGCGCGTCGCGAGGACGCGGTCCACGCCGTCGCCTGA
- a CDS encoding DUF1206 domain-containing protein, with product MHFLDREIVARCDARRAVRDVSRRTNEQDAPSPLERNAVCSPSEQEESSMAITHTDARGAVARRGWVEPMARAGYLTKGVVYVLIGVLAILAVTGAGSGAGEIGGPETAVRTIGEQPFGQVLLTIVGIGLFAYAAWRLVQAIMDPERAAFDGAKGVAKRIGWGVSGVLHAALGVAALQMAFEGRTPREGGSQSWVSEVLSWSAGPVLVVIAGAAVILFALYEIYRAWTIDFTRHLKITQMTPTERRWSIRAGRIGLFARGVVFVIVGAGIVEAGLNARPGEAQGVGGALRDIAQQPYGAILLIVVAIGLVAYGVFQAVESRYRRIPTRA from the coding sequence GTGCATTTCCTCGATCGCGAGATCGTGGCGCGATGCGACGCACGGCGCGCCGTGCGTGACGTTTCGCGACGTACGAACGAGCAGGATGCACCGTCGCCGCTCGAGCGGAACGCGGTGTGCTCTCCATCGGAGCAGGAGGAGAGCTCAATGGCGATCACGCATACCGACGCCCGCGGGGCCGTCGCGCGGCGCGGCTGGGTCGAGCCGATGGCGCGCGCGGGGTACCTCACGAAAGGCGTCGTCTACGTGCTGATCGGGGTCCTCGCGATCCTGGCGGTGACGGGCGCCGGCAGCGGCGCCGGAGAGATCGGCGGTCCCGAGACCGCGGTGCGCACCATCGGCGAGCAGCCGTTCGGTCAAGTGCTCTTGACCATCGTCGGCATCGGCCTGTTCGCGTACGCGGCGTGGCGCCTCGTGCAGGCGATCATGGACCCCGAGCGCGCGGCCTTCGACGGCGCGAAGGGCGTCGCGAAGCGCATCGGGTGGGGCGTCAGTGGCGTCCTGCACGCGGCGCTCGGTGTGGCGGCGCTGCAGATGGCGTTCGAGGGACGCACGCCGCGAGAGGGTGGCTCGCAGTCCTGGGTGAGCGAAGTGCTCTCGTGGAGCGCCGGCCCGGTGCTGGTCGTGATCGCGGGCGCGGCGGTGATCTTGTTCGCGCTCTACGAGATCTACCGCGCGTGGACGATCGACTTCACGCGGCACCTCAAGATCACGCAGATGACGCCGACCGAGCGGCGCTGGTCGATCCGCGCGGGTCGCATCGGGCTCTTCGCGCGCGGCGTGGTGTTCGTGATCGTCGGCGCGGGGATCGTCGAGGCGGGCCTGAACGCGCGCCCCGGCGAGGCCCAGGGTGTCGGCGGCGCGCTCCGCGACATCGCCCAGCAGCCGTACGGCGCGATCCTGCTGATCGTGGTCGCGATCGGGCTCGTCGCGTACGGCGTGTTCCAGGCCGTCGAGTCGCGGTACCGCCGCATCCCGACGCGCGCCTGA